The genomic interval TTTGTCCATCCCTTGTTGACCACCGCACCGAGCAACGTAGCATGGGGACATGGCACCGAGCCCAGTAGCCACGCCGCCACGGCAAATCCACCGGGGCTTTTGACGCCAAGCTGATCGAACAGCTGCAACCCTCGCTTTCCTGTCCCCAATGCCACCTCGCATTTTGGGCGAGCAGAACAACGCTTCCCTGGGTGTTTGCGTGCCTGTACCGCACTACTCCGATGCAATCCGTCTGCGAACTCcctatgtaaaaaaaaaacaattcttcggttttcgtgtctaatgtttgatcatccgttttatttgaaatatttttaaaaaattaaaaaaactagtcaCACgcaaaatactattcataatttattatctaataaaaacaaaaatatcaattataaaaaattaaataagacaaagaataaaaaaatataggtaaaaaatgaaaaattggtttattttaggacggagagagtatatgtgGCAGCAGGTCGATCGTGGTGTGGCCCAGGCAGCATCCACGCAGTTCCAGCAGCAGATGCAGcgagggggtgtttagattaaaaaaatttttaggagaagtgtcacgtcaaatgtttgtcggaagaggttttcggatacaaatgaaaaaataaattttacggctagcctggaaaccacgaaacgaatcttttgagcttaattaatccgtcattagcatatgttaacaactatagcacttatgactaatcatggactaattaggctcaaaagattcgtctcaatatttctttcgtaattgtgcaatttagttttttggttcatctatatttaatgctttatttatgtgtccaaaaatttgatatgatgtttttttaaaaaaaattgagaactaaacaaggcctgagCAGCTCTCCTAGACTCATGGCTATTTGGACCAACTGCCAAATGCTAAGGTGTGtatagattgagaaaattttttgggagaagtgttacgtcaaatgtttgaccagatatcGGAAGCGGTTTTTGggcatgaatgaaaaaacgaatttcacggctagcctagaaaccacgagacgaatcttttgagcctaattaatccatcattagcacatattggttactgtagcacgcatggctaatcatggactaattagactcaaaagattcgtctcaagatttcttacataaccgtgcaattagttttttagttcatctatatttaatgatttatttagatgtctaaaaattcaatgtgatgtttttgaaaaaaatttagaaactaaacaggcctgATACTGTGATACATGTACTAGTATACTAGCAGCAGATGCTGgcttgcttgctgctgccTACTAGACCGAAtggaaaaaacatatactccGTGAAACGCAGGGACACcgggttcttcttcttcttccttcagGCTCAGTGGTGCAATTGTGCAAAGCGTACGGTAGCTGCATGCGCTTTGCCGATTCTTCCTTATCCATCCGATTTGGGTGTACACGTACACGTACTTGGCCACCTAATATAGGGCAACATCAATCGGTGCGTGTCCAATGGGTAAGTACCAATGTGATAGCCACCTAAGGAGTACCATCACACACTAATAACATCAAGTCGTGCGTGCAATAAGTGACGCCAGTGTGATCAAAATGGAGCAAGTCAGCGAGGTGGGGTATTTTTGGGTGCAAAGATGTTTTTGTCTGCTGATCAAAATGTGAGCTCTACCGCATGATATTTTGTTGTACCTAACGTCAATGTCGCCTGGATCGAAGCGAGCAGCAGAATGTCATGGAGAAATAGGATTCTTATGCCACGAGAAACCCAATCATTGCGCTGCATGTACTATCAGTTCGTACCTGATTGGCCATCTTTCCCGTTACGACACTGCAAAGGGGCGATATTCATTGCACCATTTGGAAAAAAACACTCGCATTTTCCGTTAACGAGCAGCGGTTTGCATCTGCATGAACCAAATGCTCACAAGGACTTGTAGAACACGTGGCACTGCACAGTACACCGAGCGAATGAACAGTCTCGGTCAAACGAGCACAACAGAAGCTGGTTTGGAATTTGTCAGAGGCCCCCATCATcatcagctgctgctgcatcacgcatgcatgcattgctgATGCTGGCCATCGACCATTGCACAGTGCACAAACTCAAAAGGCGTGGCGAACATGAGCCAGCAACTGTTCTAGCGACTGTACAGTACACGGGTACCAGTCGCTCACttggacattttttttattagtgaaGTAAATGTAAAGATGGATGAGAACTGTTACCGTTTGATTTCTACTAGTAGTACCAACACTTTAGTAGGTTAAATATTTTCGTTAAGTGTGTGATTTGCTACCAAGGTTTGATAAAACAGTTCCTCGACGTTGCTGTCGATTCAGTTGATCTATTCCTGCACTTTCCGATTATAATTAGGGCAGAATCCGCAGAACAAAACTCGCCTGCTATAACGAACCGTGGAAGAGGCTAATGCTAAATCAAAGGAGAAAATTACCGAGATGctcccaaaaaaattttagatcgtACGGTCTAGCTACAGTTGACTATGGTAGCATCCGATTTTACCTACACTTCTCTGGGGTCCACGAAAATGGAGAAGCCAGGAGGCGATCTGGACCAATCCCAGCCGTCCGATTCCTCGATGCCACCGAGCCGCTTCATGCACCACAGGTCCTCCGTGCACGAGAGGCGGCGCCAGTGcgggatgcggcggcggagcgggtcGCATGCCGCCACCTCGacggccacggccgccgccctgcCGCGCGCCATGTTGACGAACGTCGCGAACAGCGCCTCGGCGGCTATCGAGGCGTCGGGGCCGTCTCCGGCAAGGCCGTACGCGAACCACCCGGAGAACGGGCGGAAGAAGTCCGGGACGGACGGGACGCGCATCCACCTCGCCGCGCGGTCCAGCGCGCGCGttgcggccgcggcggcgcggcgaaggcgCGACGCGCCGCGCAGCTCGAGGCGGAACACGCCGCCGCAGTCCCAGAGGGACGCCAGCGCCCAGGACGCCGGGGGGCACGCCAGGAAGCGCTCGGCCCCACGCCACTCGCGGCGCCCATCACTCCCGTCGTCGATGACGGCGAGGAACGTGCCGATGGAGAGCTGGTTCCCCAGCACGGCGCCGATGTCGGCGGGGAAGAACTCGACGTGGGCGAACCGGGCGTTGTACAGCCGCTCGGCGTCGCGGGCGCCGAGACGGAACAcggccgcgcggcgcgggacgcggaggcggtgcgCGTGCACGGGGTGCACCAGCAGCGACGGCGTCCGGAACTTGGAGTAGCCGCACCTCACCGTGAACAGCCGCAGCGATGCCTCGTTGGACTTGTCAGTGGCCATGTATGCGTACTCGGCGCCCATCCGCTCGAACCACTGCTCCAGACGCTGCACCAGCCGCAGCGCGAGCCCCATCCTCCTGCACAACAGAGGAAACCCGCGCGAATCACGCGCCATTTCCTTTCCTGAACGATACGCAACCGAGCCGACCGCTGCGACGCCGCGCCTCCGCGGACAGAGGAAACGAACGACCAAGTCGCggctgtttctttttttttttacctgtgGCTAGGCGCGACGCGGAGCCCGAGAATGTAGCCGAcgctggcgacggcgtgggCGCCAGGGCAGCTCTTGCCGGTGGCGACCGACTTCACGGTGCCCCTGATGATGCCGACGATGATCCGGCCGCCGGGGCCCAACGTCTCTGCTACCTTTCCATTCGCAAAAACAACgcaaacttcaaaatcaacacaGCCATCATACGAGCAACCGTGAAAACAAGCAAGCTGCGGGCAGCAAGTACACGGAAAATCAGCCGTTGATACGACATGATCGCACGTACGTACCAACATGAGGTAGTCCGGCGAATGGCGAATGCGGGCGACGGGATCTCCGAGCAGGTCAGCGTGCAGAGACATCCCGCCGGTCGGCCCGACGTCGCACTCCCGGTCGACGGCCTCCGTCCCGGCGCGGTCTCTGGACGGGTCGTACTCCCGTAtgtccaccgccgccatggcaTACACCCCGATATCGTCACGATCGAGCTCGCGACCGTATCGACCTCTCAATCTGGCTCCGCCGCTGTGCATAGGCATGTAGCAcgtagcatatatatataggcaacCGCAGTGGGGTTTCCCGTCTTCCTAGCCCCCTGACGGCGCTCGCTCTGCGTGCCGGCTCTGGCCTTCTATTTTCTCGTAGGATGACAATAAACcgtaagtctttttttttgaaaaaaagaaagttgtAACGCACGGACGTAATCAACGCAGATATCGCGCGAATGCCCTTTCCTCCTcccatctctccctctcccctgaATCATGTGGAAAGTGAGTGCGCGCGCGCTTAAGACGCATATACGCGCGGGCGCAGATGGTCGCAAGTTGTGCGAGATGGAAGGCgggagatcgatcggtcgatccatcgatcgatcggcaaGAAGCATATGACGAGACGGGGTGGGGGAGCAAAAAAGGAGAGGCCCAAATCCAACCGTCAATTCGGCGGCTCGACCGTTCGGACGTTCGGTTAGTGATTCAATTCCTTCTCGAGATATTTTAGCTGTGGCGTTATCCATCCACGGCTCGATCATCCAGTAAAGGTGTGAAACAGTTGGTGTTGGGTTTAATTGTGGGTTGTGCGATGAATTAACTTGGCGTCGGCTGGGAGTGGAGCATATGATTGGACTGAGGGGAGTAACTGCATTCATGCATCAGCACCACGAGATCCTTTTGCGGTGTAATTGGGCGTTATTAAGACCCTGCCATTACCACCGGAAGCTCCTTTGCTTGCCTTAAGTTACCTTTGTTACGATGATTGGCTTTGTGCGCGATCTCCCTGTGAGAAAAAGATCGGTAATTGTATACACGGCAATCAGGCAAAAGGTCGGCCACTCGGGGCGTTACAAAGATTGCAACACTAACCGTGGTCGGTTTTACCATGACGTTTACATTCGTGGGGGGAATGGATTTCCGAGTCagtcaaaactcaaaagttGGCAGGGCGATGATCTCTCTCCTAGGGGATAGGGCCCGCCCAACTATCCAATAGTTAAGCTTATCCAGCAAAGTTATAATACAGTAGCATTTTAGCAAGCTGCAGATCGAGCTAGCGTTCTCAACTTGTGGGTCGATCCATCCTTTTGCGTGTGATTAATCAATCCGTTTCTGCATCAAATTGTGCCGATGCAAACACGGTTATTCGTTAGGCCAGAGCTGTACCTGTCAGTTCGCAACGAACCAATAACTTGTCGGATGAACTGAGCCAAGTGGGGGAAATACTTCCCCGGTTTTctgttttaagtttttttttttgtagaacTTCTATTTTAAGTTAATGGAGCGTGAATTTATCGACCAAAAGGATTATGGACTGTATATGGCCACGTCTAATGCTAATTTGATAGTTTGATCGCTGCCTAGTGGTATCATTTTCTAAGAGAGCTCAAAGAGATGCCTGACTCGGACACATCTCTCGCGCTCATGCCAAATGCACATGCGTGCATGCACACATCCTATATGCGTTTCAGATCGAGAGACCAACAAAAGCTTCGAGAAACCGGTAGAATGAGTGAACGATATTTGCACTAAGCTTCCCTTGCATTAAACTTGCACGTGTAAATACGCACTTGTAGCGTTATACGCATAGGCTAAGTCCTAGACCTGAATGGCAGATCGAGCTACCCTGACCGAAACTAAAAAGTAAAGCTGTACCGTAACAATCTTGCTCAAGTTCCCTCAAAAGAGATCCTGTCTGGAAGTGAGTGGATCGATGAGCACCGATGACTAGATCACCAGAAATGCGCCATGGAACAGTAGGCGAGAACAAGCCACGTCGTTCTCCGGTTCTCCCTGTCGCAACAGACCGACCAGCTCTTTCGCACGTCACCCCCCTAGCTATCCCCTTCTACCGCTGTTCGATCGGCCTCCCGCCCTTTTTCTACCACTCGCGAAAGGACATGTGAGGCGaagcgccgcgccgccctcgcgcGCATGCGGTTCGCGTCGCGACGAATCCGATGCCGATGCCGAGTTGCCGACGCGCGCGCTGGGGGAACCAGCGCCACTCCCTGCACCGTTGTCAAGAGCAGATTTTGTAGGGGTAGCAGTTAACGGCAACAGCATCCGCCCGCGTATCCCTCCCCGCGCGGAGAACGACGTGCCGCCATCTGCCACCACCGTTGTAACCGCGCGTGCTCGGTGATCTCCACTACCCTGTTTGGTTCGTTCCCGGCCGCACGGCGCGTGTCTGTCGTGCCGTCGCCACGGTAGGGACGTGTCCCGTCGCGACGCGCGGCGGGGTGGATTTTAGTACGAGTGGTGGTGGGTTGGCTGGTTGCCCGGGGcgaaacggcggcggcgcggtcctCTCGTGACTCGTGGTCGCGCGGGGAGGgatctatttttttggtttggtttggttgggcAGTGGGTGGGGTGGCCAATCGTACGTACTACTACGAGTTTTCCGCCGTACAAACCAAGGAAAAGGCCCACTTTACACAGTGGAAAGGCGAGCCGTGTCCGATAGCGTGGAGCGGTTTAGCGACGTGTGGTGGGATTCAGTTTCGCGGCGCCTGTGGCTTGGCTGCAACCCCCGCCTCTGCCTGCTTGCTCGCATTGCTCGCCGCTCGGGTTGCTTCCGTCACGTGAAACCGTGACACCTGAGCTTGGCTTTAGCGAAAGACCTGGGCCGTGGGTCTTGTGACGATATACGTGTGCCTTTTGTTTTGCGGGTCGCAAAATAACCAGAGTGGTGCCAGCGCCCAGAAGCAACTCGTTCATGCGATTTTGAGTCCATAACCCCTTTGTTTGTGCGTACCCGATTGGGCGTAGAGGAGAGCTCGTACAAAAGGACAAGCTAAGGTCACCTTTGGTAGCCTCAAGACGTACTCTATACATGTAGAGTCCCACTATAtatctatcttatttattaTACGACTCACGTACGCCTAAAACTATGCAACTATAGTTAAGTTAGGGCCGGAGGTTCACATGCACAGTGACACCGTTGATCAAACTCTCAGTTATACATAGATTAGATGATAGGGTCATATGCATAGCGATTTTCATACATGTACTACTATAGGTGAGCAAAAAAACACCAAACCAACATACCAAACCGAGAAGACCAAGACCGAGACTAAGACCGAGAAATTCGGTCCTAGCAATGAAACACCCTATTTTATTCGATCAATTCAGTTagttagaaaaaacaaattaacaaaaaaaaatctaaatgcaACCTACAATCCGCTAAGTTCAATATATTAAACTCTAATTTTTCACACCCCTAATTATTTAAGCATACGACCCAATAAAAGTTTTTACTCGTGGTTGCGATTTTCTTATGAAATTTGAGTtgaacaattatttttttcatatatgaaaCCGTTGCTGAATTTTAGTCATGACTAAGAGCGAGACCGAATTATTCGGTCCTTATTTTTTCTCACAACTGATCATTTATGAGTTTATGGTaaccaaattttagttaaagaACGAGGATCTAGGACTATAAATTACCACAAATGAGTGAATGCCTGGCCCTAGGTACTACCAGTGGTGGTGTAGTAAAACCGAACTGATGAGAGCGCCGCCGGTTCATCAACCGTCGTCGTGTGCAATCAACAAGATGCACCGTACATGACGCAGGAACTAACGTGGAGGTATGGAGGCGGCGCGGTACGTAGGCCACCAGCTACGCACCTCTCTGTCCCCCTGTACGTGGGACCCAGCTGTTGGGAATGTACCAGTACAGTATCCGCATCGATCTTCAATCGACACGACCGACGCCCATTTAgtagtcccactacacttgtTCGGCTCGATTGGCTGCTGTCTCCGGTGAAATGGAAGCAGATCGAGGCCAAGTTTAGCAGATAAACGAACCAAGATGTCATGTCAGTGTTGTGATGATAGTGGTGGCTATCGCTGATAGCTGCTGGTGGTGCGTGGACGTAGTTGTCAGGGGCAGCGAAATCGACGGGAGGCGAAGTACTCCTCCACATACACATGTACATGTCCACCAGAGAAATTATGCTTGCCCTGACACCCGGGGAATTAGCCGAAGCTCCGCATGCACAAGCACAACACAGCCACAGGCTTGCGTGCTCTGCGCTCTGACGGGGACACGTCCGAAgccgagagagagaaagcgacgccgacgccgccggctcAGCTTGCACCGGCGGCCGCCCGGggccgcgcgtcgccgtcgaccaAGTTATGGAGGCGCAGCGAGGTGATCGACATCACTACGCCCATCAGAAGCAACAAACGCATGCAAtcagagccgccgccgccaactcAAAAGGAGAACAGTGCCGTGACGAGCGCACAGCTAGCAGGGgcgagagtgagagagaggataGAAGCAGCGATCAGAGTCGTGGCGAAGTTGAACATGCACCCGCACGCATGCGCCTTGGTCCCAGCAGGTCGCTAGATAGATATAACGGCTCATGCCCATGTCCACCACTCTAGTGGCTTTACCTCAGCTCGCCATGCCGGCTTGGCACATATAGCGAGCTGCAGACTGATCgacacacacacgcacgcacgcacagtGACTGACCCACAGGCACCTGGCAAGCTAGATCAAGTAAATGCACGCCGTATACGTAGGGGACCAGACCAAGGTGCCAAACTCTCCAAACGCTGCTAGGTGTCAAGCTGATTGGAACGTCAGCTATCAAGTGACTCAAAGTCCCTGGATGCAAATGCATGCACCTCTCATGCGGACCATGCACAGACCCTGAAAGCATGCAATCCGTGGGAGCCACACGGGGATAGATATCTGATCCCCAACTCACAAGTCCAAGCAGTGTTACTTCCATGTGCTGTTTGCTAGTGTTGGCCAGTTCACTGTTGTTTCTCGTTCGACCTGCGTTCATTTGTATTTGTATCGTACTGTGCTAGTCATATTCGGATTTGGATTCTTCCAGCAGCAAAGATATGCGTGATTTTGACAGGTTATGTATGGTCATTTAATTTCCGTTTCGAGGTCATCGATCATCACGCTGTGATTTTGTTCGATCCAGTCGTCAGTCGCTTCAGGGTTCAGCCTAACTTGCAATTGGTCTGTTCAGCTCAGAGGAAAAGCAGGGTAGGCACGAGCTCAACCGCTCCGACACTTTCCaggtgtcgtcgccgtcatcaGTTCGTTGCAGCAACAGAAATAATAGAA from Oryza brachyantha chromosome 3, ObraRS2, whole genome shotgun sequence carries:
- the LOC102720969 gene encoding probable N-acetyltransferase HLS1 — its product is MAAVDIREYDPSRDRAGTEAVDRECDVGPTGGMSLHADLLGDPVARIRHSPDYLMLVAETLGPGGRIIVGIIRGTVKSVATGKSCPGAHAVASVGYILGLRVAPSHRRMGLALRLVQRLEQWFERMGAEYAYMATDKSNEASLRLFTVRCGYSKFRTPSLLVHPVHAHRLRVPRRAAVFRLGARDAERLYNARFAHVEFFPADIGAVLGNQLSIGTFLAVIDDGSDGRREWRGAERFLACPPASWALASLWDCGGVFRLELRGASRLRRAAAAATRALDRAARWMRVPSVPDFFRPFSGWFAYGLAGDGPDASIAAEALFATFVNMARGRAAAVAVEVAACDPLRRRIPHWRRLSCTEDLWCMKRLGGIEESDGWDWSRSPPGFSIFVDPREV